From one Streptomyces sp. Q6 genomic stretch:
- a CDS encoding RNB domain-containing ribonuclease has translation MPRRHLRATGAAQAPLGAVLRELRTTLDVPEEFPAEVLAEAREAAARPRLPDRDETAIPFFTIDPPTSTDLDQAMHLSRRPGGGYRVRYAIADVAAFVTPGGPLDAEAHRRVTTLYFPDEKVPLHPPVLSEGAASLLPDQTCPAVLWTIDLDADGRTETTDVVRALVRSRAKLDYKGVQKAIDGGTAEEPVALLEDIGTLREALEVERGGISLNVPEQEIVVHDGAYELGYRAPLPADSWNAQISLLTGMAAADLMLAAGTGVLRTLPAAPDGAVGRLRRVAKALRIDWPHHVPYSALVRSLDPRDPHHAAFLQECTTLLRGAGYTAFRGGDVPDLATHAAVAAPYTHCTAPLRRLVDRYASELCLAACNQQGVPEWVLTALDSLPKEMAEGTRRGNTVERESVDIVEAALLKDRIGEMFDAVVVDVKDHEPAVGTVQLTEPAVVARVEGGAAALPLGERLRVRLTQADPGRAKVRFAPA, from the coding sequence ATGCCCCGCCGCCACCTTCGTGCGACCGGCGCAGCGCAGGCACCGCTCGGTGCCGTGCTGCGCGAGCTGCGAACGACGCTGGACGTCCCCGAGGAGTTCCCGGCCGAGGTGCTCGCCGAGGCACGGGAGGCCGCGGCGCGGCCCCGGCTGCCGGACCGGGACGAGACGGCGATCCCCTTCTTCACGATCGACCCGCCCACCTCCACCGACCTCGACCAGGCGATGCACCTGTCCCGGCGCCCCGGCGGCGGATACCGCGTGCGGTACGCGATCGCGGACGTCGCCGCCTTCGTCACCCCCGGCGGCCCGCTCGACGCGGAGGCGCACCGCCGCGTGACGACCCTCTACTTCCCCGACGAGAAGGTTCCGCTGCACCCGCCCGTGCTCAGCGAGGGCGCGGCCAGCCTGCTGCCCGACCAGACCTGCCCGGCCGTCCTGTGGACCATCGACCTCGACGCGGACGGGCGCACCGAGACCACCGACGTCGTACGGGCCCTCGTGCGCAGCCGCGCCAAACTCGACTACAAAGGCGTGCAGAAGGCCATCGACGGCGGCACCGCCGAGGAACCGGTCGCGCTGCTCGAGGACATCGGGACCCTGCGCGAGGCGCTGGAGGTCGAGCGCGGCGGCATCTCCCTGAACGTGCCCGAGCAGGAGATCGTCGTCCACGACGGCGCGTACGAACTCGGCTACCGCGCCCCGCTGCCCGCCGACTCCTGGAACGCCCAGATCTCCCTGCTCACCGGCATGGCCGCCGCCGACCTGATGCTCGCCGCGGGCACCGGCGTCCTGCGCACCCTGCCCGCCGCCCCCGACGGCGCGGTCGGCCGGCTGCGCCGGGTCGCGAAGGCGCTGCGCATCGACTGGCCGCACCACGTCCCGTACTCCGCGCTCGTCCGGTCCCTCGACCCGCGCGACCCGCACCACGCCGCGTTCCTCCAGGAGTGCACGACGCTGCTGCGCGGCGCGGGCTACACCGCCTTCCGCGGCGGCGACGTGCCCGACCTCGCCACGCACGCCGCCGTCGCCGCCCCGTACACCCACTGCACGGCCCCGCTGCGCCGCCTCGTCGACCGCTACGCGTCCGAGCTGTGTCTGGCCGCGTGCAACCAACAGGGCGTCCCCGAATGGGTGTTGACCGCCCTCGACAGCCTCCCGAAGGAGATGGCCGAGGGGACGCGGCGCGGGAACACCGTGGAGCGCGAGTCCGTCGACATCGTCGAGGCGGCCCTCCTGAAGGACCGGATCGGCGAGATGTTCGACGCCGTCGTCGTGGACGTGAAGGACCACGAACCGGCCGTCGGCACCGTCCAGTTGACCGAACCCGCCGTCGTCGCCCGCGTCGAGGGCGGCGCCGCCGCGCTGCCGCTGGGCGAGCGCCTTCGGGTCAGGCTCACGCAGGCGGATCCGGGGCGGGCGAAGGTGCGGTTCGCGCCCGCGTGA
- the yaaA gene encoding peroxide stress protein YaaA has protein sequence MLVLLPPSEGKAASGRGAPLKPEGLSLPGLAAARAAVLDELVELCVGAEADDAKARDVLGLSEGLRGEIAKNAELRTAGARPAGEIYTGVLYDALDLASLDAAAKKRAARSLLVFSGLWGAVRVTDRIPSYRCSMGVKLPGLGALGAYWRAPMAEVMPEVAGDGLVLDLRSAAYASAWKPKASDGDVAGRTASVRVLHAPTRKVVSHFNKATKGRIVRSLLTSGAAPSGPAELVDVLRGLGYEVEVEEPAKGGRPWSLDVLVDEIH, from the coding sequence GTGCTTGTGCTGTTGCCGCCGTCGGAGGGTAAGGCCGCTTCCGGACGCGGGGCACCGCTGAAGCCGGAAGGGCTCTCGCTGCCGGGGCTCGCCGCGGCGCGGGCCGCGGTCCTCGACGAGCTGGTCGAGCTGTGCGTCGGCGCCGAAGCGGACGACGCGAAGGCCCGTGACGTGCTCGGGCTGAGCGAGGGGCTGCGCGGCGAGATCGCGAAGAACGCCGAACTGCGCACGGCGGGCGCGCGTCCGGCCGGGGAGATCTACACCGGGGTGCTGTACGACGCCCTGGACCTGGCCTCGCTCGACGCGGCCGCGAAGAAGCGGGCGGCGCGTTCGCTGCTCGTGTTCTCCGGGCTGTGGGGCGCGGTCCGCGTGACCGACCGGATCCCCTCCTACCGCTGCTCGATGGGCGTGAAGCTGCCCGGCCTCGGCGCGCTCGGCGCGTACTGGCGGGCGCCGATGGCCGAGGTGATGCCGGAGGTCGCCGGGGACGGGCTCGTGCTCGATCTGCGCTCGGCGGCCTACGCGTCCGCGTGGAAGCCGAAGGCCTCCGACGGCGACGTCGCGGGGCGCACGGCGTCGGTGCGGGTGCTGCACGCGCCGACCCGCAAGGTCGTCTCCCACTTCAACAAGGCGACCAAGGGCCGGATCGTACGGTCCCTGCTGACGTCCGGGGCGGCGCCGTCGGGACCCGCCGAACTCGTCGACGTACTGCGGGGGCTCGGGTACGAGGTGGAGGTCGAGGAGCCGGCGAAGGGTGGACGGCCGTGGAGCCTGGACGTGCTGGTGGACGAGATCCACTAG
- the eda gene encoding bifunctional 4-hydroxy-2-oxoglutarate aldolase/2-dehydro-3-deoxy-phosphogluconate aldolase — MPAAPAASVLDLAPVVPVVVVEDAADAVPLARALVEGGLPAIEVTLRTPAALDAIRAIAAEVPDAVVGAGTVISPANVADSVAAGARFLVSPGWTDALLVAMKGSGVPFLPGVSTTSEVVALLERGVTEMKFFPAEAAGGAAYLKSLSGPLPQARFCPTGGVSPANAPSYLALKNVGCVGGSWMLPGDAVAAKDWDRVRQLAREASLIAGERSR, encoded by the coding sequence ATGCCTGCCGCGCCTGCCGCCTCCGTGCTCGATCTCGCCCCCGTCGTCCCCGTCGTCGTCGTGGAGGACGCCGCCGACGCGGTGCCGCTCGCGCGGGCGCTCGTCGAGGGCGGACTGCCCGCGATCGAGGTGACCCTGCGCACGCCCGCCGCGCTCGACGCGATACGGGCGATCGCCGCCGAGGTCCCGGACGCGGTCGTCGGCGCGGGCACGGTCATCTCCCCCGCGAACGTCGCCGACTCGGTGGCCGCCGGGGCCCGGTTCCTGGTCAGCCCCGGCTGGACGGACGCGCTGCTCGTCGCCATGAAGGGGTCGGGCGTGCCGTTCCTGCCCGGCGTCTCCACGACGTCGGAGGTCGTGGCGCTCCTGGAGCGGGGGGTCACCGAGATGAAGTTCTTCCCCGCGGAGGCCGCCGGCGGCGCCGCCTACCTGAAGTCGCTGTCCGGACCGCTGCCGCAGGCCCGCTTCTGCCCGACCGGCGGTGTCTCGCCGGCGAACGCGCCCTCGTATCTGGCGCTGAAGAACGTCGGCTGTGTGGGCGGGAGCTGGATGCTTCCGGGCGACGCCGTCGCCGCGAAGGACTGGGACCGGGTGCGACAGCTGGCCCGCGAGGCGAGCCTCATCGCAGGTGAGCGGTCTCGTTGA
- a CDS encoding histidine phosphatase family protein: MSRAAKAVAAPDLGAPAAFVLLRHGETALTPEKRFSGSGGSDPELSETGRRQAERTAAALAERGTVEAIVSSPLKRCRQTADTVAARLGLDVTIDDGLRETDFGAWEGLTFKDVRERFPDDMDAWLASPEAAPTGGGESFAAVAERVAVTRDRLTAAYRGRTVLLVSHVTPVKTLVRLALGAPAEALFRMELAAASLTEIAYYADGNASVRFLNETAHLR; this comes from the coding sequence ATGAGCCGTGCTGCCAAGGCGGTCGCGGCACCGGATCTCGGTGCCCCGGCCGCCTTCGTACTGCTCCGGCACGGCGAGACCGCGCTGACCCCCGAGAAACGCTTCTCCGGCAGCGGCGGCAGCGACCCGGAGCTGTCCGAAACGGGCCGCCGCCAGGCCGAGCGCACGGCGGCCGCCCTCGCGGAGCGCGGCACGGTCGAGGCGATCGTGTCGTCGCCGCTCAAGCGGTGCCGCCAGACCGCGGACACCGTCGCCGCCCGCCTCGGCCTCGACGTGACGATCGACGACGGCCTGCGCGAGACGGACTTCGGCGCGTGGGAGGGGCTGACCTTCAAGGACGTACGGGAGCGCTTCCCGGACGACATGGACGCCTGGCTCGCCTCACCGGAGGCCGCCCCCACCGGGGGCGGCGAGAGCTTCGCGGCGGTCGCCGAGCGCGTCGCCGTGACGCGCGACCGGCTCACCGCCGCGTACCGCGGCCGCACGGTCCTCCTGGTCAGCCATGTCACGCCCGTCAAGACGCTCGTCCGGCTCGCGCTCGGCGCACCGGCCGAGGCCCTGTTCCGGATGGAACTCGCGGCGGCGTCCCTGACGGAGATCGCGTACTACGCCGACGGCAACGCCAGCGTCCGCTTCCTCAACGAGACCGCTCACCTGCGATGA
- a CDS encoding zinc ribbon domain-containing protein encodes MNAAPADQIRLLDVQALDVRLQQLAHKKKSLPEHAEIESLTKDLTQLRDLHVAATTEESDCAREQTKAEQDVDQVRQRAARDQQRLDSGAVTSPKDLENLQKEIASLAKRQGDLEDVVLEVMERRESAQERAGELSERLGSVQAKADDATARRDRAAAELDAEAASIAKEREVIAGTIPADLLKLYDKLREKEGGVGAAKLFQRRCEGCRLELNITELNEVRAAAPETVVRCENCRRILVRTAESGL; translated from the coding sequence CTGAACGCCGCGCCCGCCGACCAGATCCGTCTTCTCGACGTCCAGGCCCTGGACGTACGCCTCCAGCAGCTCGCGCACAAGAAGAAGTCGCTGCCCGAGCACGCCGAGATCGAGTCGCTCACCAAGGACCTCACGCAGCTGCGTGACCTGCACGTCGCCGCGACGACCGAGGAGAGCGACTGCGCCCGTGAGCAGACCAAGGCCGAGCAGGACGTCGACCAGGTCCGTCAGCGTGCCGCCCGCGACCAGCAGCGCCTCGACTCGGGCGCGGTGACGTCGCCCAAGGACCTGGAGAACCTCCAGAAGGAGATCGCCTCCCTGGCCAAGCGCCAGGGCGACCTGGAGGACGTCGTCCTGGAGGTCATGGAGCGCCGCGAGTCCGCGCAGGAGCGGGCCGGTGAGCTGTCCGAGCGCCTCGGTTCGGTCCAGGCCAAGGCCGACGACGCGACGGCCCGCCGCGACCGGGCCGCGGCCGAGCTGGACGCGGAGGCCGCCTCCATCGCGAAGGAGCGCGAGGTCATCGCGGGCACCATCCCCGCCGACCTCCTGAAGCTGTACGACAAGCTCCGCGAGAAGGAGGGCGGCGTCGGCGCGGCCAAGCTGTTCCAGCGCCGCTGCGAGGGCTGCCGCCTGGAACTCAACATCACGGAGCTGAACGAGGTCCGCGCCGCGGCCCCCGAAACCGTGGTCCGCTGCGAGAACTGCCGCCGCATCCTGGTCCGCACCGCGGAGTCGGGCCTCTAG
- a CDS encoding Nif3-like dinuclear metal center hexameric protein translates to MPRLSEVTTALAALWPASLAEAWDAVGTVVGDPDSEVNRVLFAVDPVQEIVDEAVRIGADLLVTHHPLYLRGTTTVAADTFKGKVVHTLVKNDIALHVAHTNADKADPGVSDALAGALDVRVVRPLVPDPTDPSGRRGLGRVCELEHPLTLRELADRAADRLPATAQGIRVAGDPDATIRTLAVSGGSGDSLFDDVRASGVDAFLTADLRHHPASEAREHTSLALLDAAHWATEWPWCELAAAQLDEISDRHGWGLRVHVSRTVTDPWTAHAASARPSPAATLPASAARTPS, encoded by the coding sequence GTGCCCCGTCTGTCTGAAGTGACCACCGCGCTCGCCGCTCTCTGGCCCGCCTCGCTCGCCGAGGCATGGGACGCGGTCGGCACCGTCGTGGGCGACCCCGACTCCGAGGTGAACCGGGTCCTGTTCGCGGTCGACCCGGTCCAGGAGATCGTCGACGAGGCGGTCAGGATCGGCGCGGACCTGCTGGTCACGCACCACCCGCTCTATCTGCGCGGGACGACGACGGTGGCCGCGGACACCTTCAAGGGCAAGGTCGTCCACACCCTCGTCAAGAACGACATCGCCCTGCACGTGGCGCACACGAACGCCGACAAGGCCGACCCCGGCGTGAGCGACGCGCTCGCCGGCGCCCTCGACGTCCGCGTCGTACGCCCCCTCGTGCCGGACCCGACGGACCCGTCGGGGCGCCGCGGCCTCGGCCGCGTCTGTGAGCTCGAACACCCCCTGACCCTGCGCGAACTGGCCGACCGCGCCGCCGACCGGCTGCCCGCCACCGCGCAGGGCATCCGCGTCGCGGGCGACCCGGACGCGACGATCCGTACGCTCGCCGTCTCCGGCGGCTCGGGCGACAGCCTCTTCGACGACGTACGCGCGTCCGGCGTGGACGCCTTCCTCACCGCGGACCTGCGCCACCACCCGGCCAGCGAGGCCCGCGAACACACGTCTCTGGCGCTGCTCGACGCGGCGCACTGGGCCACCGAGTGGCCCTGGTGCGAGCTGGCCGCAGCCCAGCTCGACGAGATCTCCGACCGGCACGGATGGGGACTTCGCGTCCATGTCTCGCGTACGGTCACCGACCCCTGGACCGCCCACGCGGCGTCCGCTCGCCCGTCGCCCGCCGCCACCCTTCCAGCGAGCGCTGCGCGCACACCCTCGTGA
- a CDS encoding iron-siderophore ABC transporter substrate-binding protein — translation MSIRHRTRITATAVTAVAALALTACGSGSDDDASAKSDNGAGSKKVAQGGDDFSQAAEQTAKMGTTAADGTFPRTVTHALGKTELKKKPQRVVVLDVGELDNVVSLGIKPVGYAPTEGDEGIPSYLKKDAGSPKNVGTINALNMEAIANLHPDLILGSELRAAKLYPQLSKIAPTVFSIRPGFTWKENYLLNASALDEKPKAEANLATYEKNVKQLGADVKKANGGTAPTVTMLRYMPDRIRLYAKASFIGTILDDAGIPRPKNQRIDDLATEISPEKIDSADADWIFTGVYGDAKKTQRASAEDNPLWNKLGAVKNGRAKDVPDETWYLGLGVTAAGEVLKDLRANLVK, via the coding sequence ATGTCGATACGTCACCGCACCCGGATCACGGCGACCGCCGTCACCGCTGTCGCCGCCCTCGCCCTCACCGCCTGCGGGTCGGGATCGGACGACGACGCCTCGGCCAAGAGCGACAACGGCGCCGGCTCCAAGAAGGTCGCCCAGGGCGGCGACGACTTCTCCCAGGCCGCGGAGCAGACCGCGAAGATGGGCACGACGGCCGCGGACGGCACCTTCCCGCGCACCGTCACGCACGCCCTGGGCAAGACCGAGCTGAAGAAGAAGCCGCAGCGCGTCGTCGTCCTCGACGTCGGCGAGCTCGACAACGTCGTCTCCCTCGGCATCAAGCCCGTCGGCTACGCCCCCACCGAGGGCGACGAGGGCATCCCCTCGTACCTGAAGAAGGACGCGGGCAGCCCCAAGAACGTGGGCACCATCAACGCCCTCAACATGGAGGCCATCGCGAACCTCCACCCCGACCTGATCCTCGGCAGCGAGCTGCGCGCCGCCAAGCTCTACCCGCAGCTCTCGAAGATCGCGCCGACCGTCTTCTCCATCCGTCCGGGCTTCACGTGGAAGGAGAACTACCTCCTCAACGCCTCCGCGCTCGACGAGAAGCCCAAGGCCGAGGCGAACCTCGCCACGTACGAGAAGAACGTGAAGCAGCTCGGCGCCGACGTGAAGAAGGCCAACGGCGGCACGGCCCCGACCGTGACCATGCTCCGCTACATGCCGGACCGCATCCGCCTCTACGCCAAGGCCTCCTTCATCGGCACGATCCTCGACGACGCCGGCATCCCGCGCCCGAAGAACCAGCGGATCGACGACCTGGCGACCGAGATCAGCCCGGAGAAGATCGACTCCGCCGACGCCGACTGGATCTTCACCGGCGTCTACGGCGACGCGAAGAAGACCCAGCGCGCGAGCGCCGAGGACAACCCGCTCTGGAACAAGCTGGGCGCCGTGAAGAACGGCCGGGCGAAGGACGTCCCGGACGAGACCTGGTACCTGGGCCTCGGTGTCACGGCCGCCGGCGAGGTGCTCAAGGACCTCCGCGCGAACCTGGTCAAGTAA